In a single window of the Sorangium aterium genome:
- a CDS encoding YcbK family protein, translated as MPATSRAAVHSLATALGLAALLVAAPQRASASLLDEPPKRASFNLNETVAPELPLLRAFHNAAVERPGPFRLYLSSAYGKWREQPWWQLAWGGARPDAADALGEHALASPALGSTAFASAGSPFIPFELPGPLRLDPAAPAWFRQLDPILGPPVLATTGPSLSSNGFDLLWDLPKKQPLDWRCRRGPVQFARYGGQHDAFELVRCDGSVAPGALDRLSIMARPPDAPDPGAELPDEPDADTWQRALEWVPQVRLVHPRLLWLLQQIADAFPRRGIHIFSGYRPRAPTTRDAPAARRPASGTHHSQHAEGRAMDIHVMGVPNTALFQFCRTLDDVGCGFYPNSKFVHVDVRRPGAGRVFWIDISAPGEPSEYVDSWPGVVESGGLSWGGAQGTRSGGAVPR; from the coding sequence ATGCCGGCAACGTCCCGCGCCGCCGTCCACAGCCTCGCGACAGCCCTCGGCCTCGCTGCGCTGCTCGTTGCCGCCCCCCAGCGCGCCAGCGCCAGCCTGCTCGACGAGCCGCCGAAGCGCGCGAGCTTCAACCTGAACGAGACGGTCGCGCCGGAGCTGCCGCTCCTCCGCGCCTTCCACAACGCCGCCGTCGAGCGGCCCGGACCGTTCCGGCTCTACCTGAGCAGCGCCTACGGGAAATGGCGGGAGCAGCCGTGGTGGCAGCTCGCCTGGGGCGGCGCGCGGCCGGACGCCGCGGACGCGCTCGGCGAGCACGCGCTCGCCTCCCCTGCCCTCGGCTCCACGGCGTTCGCGAGCGCCGGCTCTCCCTTCATCCCCTTCGAGCTACCCGGCCCCCTCCGGCTCGATCCGGCCGCTCCGGCGTGGTTCCGCCAGCTCGATCCGATCCTCGGCCCGCCGGTGCTCGCGACCACGGGGCCGAGCCTCTCCTCGAACGGCTTCGATCTGCTCTGGGATCTGCCGAAGAAGCAACCGCTCGACTGGCGCTGCCGCAGGGGCCCGGTCCAGTTCGCCCGGTACGGCGGCCAGCACGACGCCTTCGAGCTGGTGCGCTGCGACGGATCCGTCGCGCCCGGCGCGCTGGATCGCCTGTCGATCATGGCCCGTCCGCCCGACGCGCCGGACCCGGGCGCAGAGCTCCCCGATGAGCCCGACGCCGACACCTGGCAGCGGGCGCTCGAGTGGGTGCCCCAGGTCCGCCTCGTCCACCCGCGCCTGCTCTGGCTGCTCCAGCAGATCGCCGACGCCTTCCCGCGCCGCGGGATCCACATCTTCAGCGGGTACAGGCCGCGCGCGCCGACGACGCGCGACGCGCCGGCCGCGCGCAGGCCGGCGTCCGGCACGCACCACAGCCAGCACGCCGAGGGGCGCGCCATGGACATCCACGTGATGGGCGTCCCGAACACCGCGCTATTTCAGTTCTGTCGCACGCTCGACGACGTGGGCTGCGGCTTCTACCCGAACAGCAAGTTCGTCCATGTCGACGTGCGCCGCCCCGGCGCCGGGCGCGTCTTCTGGATCGACATCTCCGCCCCCGGCGAGCCGTCGGAATACGTCGACTCCTGGCCCGGCGTCGTCGAGAGCGGCGGGCTCTCCTGGGGAGGCGCGCAGGGAACGCGCTCCGGCGGGGCCGTGCCTCGCTGA
- a CDS encoding L-threonylcarbamoyladenylate synthase, translated as MRTERLAADAASIARAAEILRRGGLVAFPTETVYGLGARADDARAARGIFEAKGRPPGNPLIVHVPDVASARALADGWPPDAERLAHAMWPGPLTLIVARRADRVADVVAAGGPTVAIRIPVHPVARALLDAVGLPIAAPSANRSTEISPTTAEHVEKSLGGRIDAILDGGPTAVGIESTIVDVTRSPARVLRPGHVTAEAIAALVPLQAAAALITAPAERAPSPGTHARHYAPRAQVALVPAQAVRGELDRAAQAGARAGAIEHGSRTATGPHAELLPGDPAGYAATLYAALHRLEDAGCDVIVIAAVPEDPAWDAVRDRLTRASAPP; from the coding sequence ATGCGAACCGAGCGGCTCGCCGCTGACGCGGCATCCATCGCACGGGCCGCCGAGATCCTCCGCCGCGGAGGGCTCGTCGCCTTCCCCACGGAGACCGTGTACGGCCTCGGCGCGCGCGCCGACGACGCGCGCGCGGCGCGCGGCATCTTCGAGGCGAAGGGGAGGCCGCCCGGCAACCCGCTGATCGTCCACGTCCCCGATGTCGCCTCTGCCCGCGCCCTCGCGGACGGCTGGCCGCCGGACGCGGAGCGGCTCGCGCACGCCATGTGGCCAGGACCCCTCACCCTGATCGTCGCGCGCCGAGCCGACCGCGTCGCCGACGTGGTCGCCGCCGGCGGGCCGACGGTCGCGATCCGCATCCCCGTCCACCCGGTCGCGCGCGCCCTGCTCGACGCGGTCGGGCTGCCGATCGCCGCGCCGAGCGCCAACCGCTCGACCGAGATCTCGCCGACCACGGCCGAGCACGTCGAGAAGAGCCTCGGCGGGCGCATCGACGCGATCCTCGACGGCGGGCCGACCGCCGTCGGCATCGAGTCCACCATCGTCGACGTCACGCGCTCGCCGGCGCGGGTGCTCCGCCCGGGGCACGTCACGGCCGAGGCGATCGCCGCCCTCGTGCCGCTCCAGGCGGCCGCCGCGCTGATCACCGCCCCGGCCGAGCGCGCCCCGTCCCCGGGGACCCACGCGCGCCACTACGCCCCCCGCGCGCAGGTCGCGCTGGTCCCCGCGCAGGCCGTCCGCGGCGAGCTCGATCGCGCCGCGCAGGCCGGGGCGCGCGCCGGCGCCATCGAGCACGGCAGCCGCACCGCGACCGGACCGCACGCCGAGCTCCTCCCGGGAGATCCCGCTGGCTACGCCGCGACGCTCTACGCCGCGCTGCACCGGCTCGAGGACGCCGGCTGCGACGTGATCGTCATCGCCGCCGTCCCCGAGGATCCCGCGTGGGACGCCGTGCGGGACAGGCTGACGCGCGCCTCCGCGCCCCCCTGA
- a CDS encoding CehA/McbA family metallohydrolase, whose protein sequence is MTRSPESHRTPRSPARAGRAARHALRSASLCALALASATCAPPVQGGSVVVSSGAVERLGMLCRWGRGGAEQGDLCPRDGGAAQPARVRRITGPADALSGPLAAGRPGDYVLENDAIAVVVDQLGPGAGLAESGGNLIDAADARARRDELGQIVTRLGAPPRQVIYRDITTGGGEDGAAWIEARGEVRGRDLAGGALSVTTRYTLRPGDRAVMIATSLQNDGDRPVEALDLGDVVHWGAAEHVAPGMAPGLRGELEAPYLAGVGTGVAYALAPVDGAKVRARSGEGFSDVTFARQAALPPGGRAAYQRILAVAPRGDSLAVETELFFLGGGAPGGVALALVDGRGAPLPPLAGKVTLTPIAEDGAAPPAAALDLWLRTGDSAPLAAEAPPGLYLVGFEGSGRRALGSARIRIRAGEMAPARLTLSGAGRLYLGVREGGASAPAAAPDPLDPLAPAKVSLFDAATGKALSPPRLALMGELDVSLPPGRVRVVASRGPEYALTEATVDVTDGGTSRLDLTLERVVDTSGYIACDLRQHTARSADAGVSSALRLLWSAAEGVECAVASEHNLASDLRPDVAALRLETRLRMLPGVELTGGRSGAGLGSLSLFPLGSEAAAPREGALSWVDETASEILREVRALPGERVVQVSRQHGGGSPLHGSGAPQVAPDQGPSQLAQIVGDGAGVDAVEVWTGRDAAARDRALEELWALLRASHPVTPTATSDSHGLHGAEAGYPRTYVAVADDDPGRLDVADLVAGLRRRRDVVITNGPFVTMRLGDTRQGGVASPRRGSRGGPLSLSIRVERAPWVDARELHVLVGGVAIGAPIPLEGARTTPAGALLDEIAIPVVLGAGGGRRAPRPDARAGAARGDRGPGQSAHGAISVAEDTFVVAIVRGRRSLEPVLAGDPGEITPFAMTAPLWIDADGDGRSLGRATGP, encoded by the coding sequence ATGACCCGCTCGCCCGAGAGCCACCGCACCCCCAGGAGCCCCGCGCGCGCGGGGCGCGCCGCGCGCCACGCCCTCCGCTCGGCGAGCCTCTGCGCGCTCGCGCTCGCCTCCGCGACCTGCGCGCCGCCCGTGCAGGGCGGCAGCGTCGTCGTGTCCTCCGGCGCCGTCGAGCGCCTCGGGATGCTCTGCCGGTGGGGCCGCGGCGGCGCGGAGCAGGGCGATCTCTGCCCGAGGGACGGCGGCGCCGCGCAGCCGGCGCGCGTCCGGCGGATCACGGGGCCCGCGGACGCGCTCTCCGGTCCGCTCGCGGCGGGGCGGCCCGGCGACTACGTGCTCGAGAACGACGCGATCGCCGTGGTCGTCGATCAGCTCGGCCCCGGGGCCGGCCTCGCCGAGAGCGGCGGCAACCTCATCGACGCGGCGGACGCGCGGGCGCGCCGCGACGAGCTCGGGCAGATCGTCACGCGGCTCGGCGCGCCGCCGCGGCAGGTGATCTACCGCGACATCACCACGGGCGGCGGCGAGGACGGCGCCGCCTGGATCGAGGCGCGCGGCGAGGTGCGCGGGCGCGATCTCGCCGGCGGCGCGCTCTCCGTCACCACCCGCTACACGCTCCGGCCGGGCGACCGGGCGGTCATGATCGCGACGTCGCTCCAGAACGACGGCGACCGCCCGGTCGAGGCGCTCGACCTGGGCGACGTCGTCCACTGGGGCGCGGCGGAGCACGTCGCGCCCGGCATGGCGCCGGGGCTCCGCGGCGAGCTCGAGGCGCCGTACCTGGCCGGCGTCGGGACCGGCGTCGCGTACGCGCTCGCCCCGGTGGACGGCGCGAAAGTCCGCGCGCGGAGCGGCGAAGGCTTCAGCGACGTGACGTTCGCTCGGCAGGCCGCGCTGCCGCCCGGCGGGCGCGCCGCGTACCAGCGGATCCTCGCGGTCGCGCCGCGCGGCGACTCGCTCGCCGTCGAGACGGAGCTCTTCTTTCTGGGCGGCGGCGCGCCCGGCGGCGTCGCGCTCGCGCTCGTGGACGGGCGCGGCGCGCCGCTCCCGCCCCTGGCCGGCAAGGTGACGCTGACGCCGATCGCCGAGGACGGCGCCGCGCCGCCCGCCGCCGCGCTCGATCTGTGGTTGCGAACCGGCGACAGCGCGCCGCTCGCCGCCGAGGCGCCGCCCGGCCTCTACCTCGTCGGCTTCGAAGGGAGCGGCCGCCGGGCGCTGGGGAGCGCGCGGATCCGGATCCGCGCAGGCGAGATGGCCCCTGCGCGGCTCACGCTCTCCGGCGCCGGCCGGCTCTACCTCGGGGTGCGCGAGGGCGGCGCCTCGGCGCCCGCCGCGGCCCCCGATCCCCTCGATCCGCTCGCGCCGGCGAAGGTCAGCCTCTTCGACGCGGCGACCGGCAAGGCGCTCTCGCCGCCCCGGCTCGCGCTCATGGGCGAGCTCGATGTCTCCCTGCCTCCCGGGCGAGTCCGCGTCGTCGCGTCGCGCGGGCCCGAGTACGCGCTCACCGAGGCGACGGTCGACGTCACGGACGGCGGTACGTCGCGGCTCGATCTCACGCTGGAGCGGGTGGTCGACACGTCGGGCTACATCGCCTGCGACCTCCGGCAGCACACGGCGCGGAGCGCCGACGCGGGCGTCTCCTCGGCCCTGCGGCTCCTCTGGAGCGCGGCGGAAGGCGTGGAGTGCGCGGTGGCGAGCGAGCACAACCTCGCCTCGGATCTCCGGCCGGACGTCGCGGCCCTGCGGCTCGAGACGAGGCTGCGCATGCTCCCGGGCGTGGAGCTCACGGGCGGCCGGAGCGGCGCCGGGCTCGGGAGCCTCAGCCTGTTCCCGCTCGGCAGCGAGGCGGCCGCGCCCCGCGAGGGCGCGCTGAGCTGGGTCGACGAGACCGCGAGCGAGATCCTCCGCGAGGTGCGCGCGCTGCCCGGCGAGCGCGTCGTCCAGGTGAGCCGGCAGCACGGCGGCGGCTCACCGCTGCATGGATCCGGAGCGCCGCAGGTCGCGCCCGATCAGGGCCCGAGCCAGCTCGCGCAGATCGTCGGAGACGGCGCCGGCGTCGATGCCGTCGAGGTCTGGACCGGGCGCGACGCGGCCGCGCGGGACCGCGCGCTCGAGGAGCTCTGGGCGTTGCTCCGCGCGTCCCACCCGGTCACGCCGACGGCGACCAGCGACAGCCACGGGCTGCACGGCGCGGAGGCGGGTTACCCGCGCACGTACGTCGCCGTGGCCGACGATGATCCGGGCCGGCTCGACGTGGCCGATCTCGTCGCGGGCCTGCGGCGCCGGCGCGACGTGGTGATCACGAACGGGCCGTTCGTGACGATGCGCCTCGGCGACACCCGCCAGGGCGGCGTCGCCTCGCCGCGGCGCGGGTCCCGCGGCGGGCCGCTCTCGCTCTCGATCCGCGTCGAGCGTGCCCCGTGGGTCGACGCGCGCGAGCTCCACGTGCTCGTCGGCGGCGTCGCGATCGGCGCGCCGATTCCGCTGGAAGGCGCGCGCACCACGCCCGCGGGCGCGCTCCTCGACGAGATCGCGATCCCCGTCGTCCTCGGAGCCGGCGGCGGGCGACGAGCGCCGCGGCCCGACGCCCGCGCCGGCGCAGCGCGCGGCGACCGCGGGCCCGGGCAGAGCGCGCACGGCGCGATCTCCGTCGCCGAGGACACCTTCGTCGTCGCGATCGTCCGGGGGCGGCGCTCGCTCGAGCCGGTGCTCGCGGGGGACCCGGGCGAGATCACGCCGTTCGCGATGACGGCGCCGCTCTGGATCGACGCCGACGGCGACGGCCGCTCCCTCGGCCGCGCGACAGGCCCTTGA
- the dnaB gene encoding replicative DNA helicase: MMRMMERRGQRPQRIEPPIVAGRVPPHDLDAEAAVLSAILLHRDALDRVLEILKADHFYSEANSRVYEAAQELAAAGTPIDIVSVASWLRDRERLAQVGGAAYLAQLADATPAVAHVAAHARVVYEKWRVRQLIATCQRVAAEGYGDVGVVQEYIDGAEQAVYQLARTPQGTATQPIAQVLKAAFEQITAAAERGDRITGISTGYEKLDAKTAGLHDGDLSIIAARPGMGKTSFVLNLAVNVASPRTVSSPGPDQSGHGVERHDPGFGAAVFSLEMPREQLATRMVCSEGRVDVGKLRQGFLQPDDWRRLTEAASFLSTLPIWIDDTPAISLLELRAKVRRIQAEYDRPPSDGSSGRRIGLIVIDYLQLMKGRDGVSSREQEISEISRGLKQLAKELKVAVIALSQLNRAVETRTTKDKRPQLSDLRESGAIEQDADNIIFIYRDEYYNPETTNHKGIAELIVAKQRNGPTGKVLTRFTSSCTRFDNLAPGDYPEMVDDE; encoded by the coding sequence ATGATGAGAATGATGGAGCGCCGAGGCCAGCGGCCTCAGAGGATCGAGCCTCCCATCGTCGCCGGACGCGTGCCGCCGCACGACCTCGACGCCGAAGCAGCGGTGCTCTCCGCCATCCTGCTGCACCGCGACGCGCTCGATCGGGTGCTCGAGATCCTGAAAGCGGACCATTTCTACAGCGAGGCGAACAGCCGCGTCTACGAGGCCGCGCAGGAGCTCGCGGCCGCCGGCACGCCCATCGACATCGTCTCGGTCGCGTCGTGGCTGCGCGACCGGGAGCGCCTCGCCCAGGTGGGCGGCGCGGCGTACCTCGCCCAGCTGGCGGACGCGACGCCCGCGGTCGCGCACGTCGCGGCGCACGCGCGGGTCGTCTACGAGAAATGGCGCGTGCGGCAGCTCATCGCCACGTGCCAGCGCGTCGCGGCCGAGGGGTACGGCGACGTCGGGGTGGTGCAGGAGTACATCGACGGCGCGGAGCAGGCGGTCTACCAGCTCGCCCGCACGCCCCAGGGGACGGCGACCCAGCCGATCGCCCAGGTGCTCAAGGCCGCGTTCGAGCAGATCACCGCCGCCGCCGAGCGCGGCGACCGGATCACCGGCATCTCGACAGGGTACGAGAAGCTCGACGCCAAGACGGCAGGCCTGCACGACGGTGACCTCTCGATCATCGCCGCCCGCCCCGGCATGGGCAAGACGTCGTTCGTCCTGAACCTCGCCGTGAACGTGGCGTCGCCGCGCACCGTGAGCTCCCCGGGGCCCGACCAGTCGGGGCACGGCGTCGAGCGGCACGATCCCGGCTTCGGCGCCGCCGTCTTCTCGCTCGAGATGCCCCGCGAGCAGCTCGCGACACGTATGGTCTGCAGCGAGGGCCGCGTCGACGTCGGCAAGCTCCGCCAGGGCTTCCTGCAGCCCGACGACTGGCGCCGCCTGACGGAGGCCGCCTCGTTCCTGTCCACCCTGCCCATCTGGATCGACGACACGCCGGCCATCTCCCTCCTCGAGCTGCGCGCCAAGGTGCGGCGCATCCAGGCCGAGTACGATCGGCCGCCCAGCGACGGCAGCTCGGGGCGGCGCATCGGGCTCATCGTCATCGACTACCTGCAGCTCATGAAGGGGCGGGACGGCGTGAGCAGCCGCGAGCAGGAGATCAGCGAGATCTCCCGCGGTCTCAAGCAGCTCGCGAAGGAGCTCAAGGTGGCGGTCATCGCGCTCTCCCAGCTGAACCGCGCCGTCGAGACGCGGACCACCAAGGACAAGCGCCCTCAGCTGTCGGATCTCCGCGAGTCGGGCGCGATCGAGCAGGACGCCGACAACATCATCTTCATTTACCGCGACGAGTACTACAACCCGGAGACGACCAACCACAAAGGCATCGCCGAGCTCATCGTCGCCAAGCAGCGCAACGGGCCGACGGGCAAGGTGCTCACGCGGTTCACCTCCTCGTGCACCCGGTTCGACAACCTCGCGCCGGGCGACTACCCGGAGATGGTGGACGACGAGTAG
- a CDS encoding PfkB family carbohydrate kinase, with protein sequence MVCVGEALWDLYAPEGIPLEQAKLLRRVPGGGAVNTATALVRLGIRSGLCAALGDDAMGRGLKDEVAAAGVDVGRLALSAARTGLMLVAIERGEARFAGYRQGESEAQALAAAMPERWQTRVVHFTGIAPVRGASGALARAAASARREGCAVSVDVNARPRMWPRAERAASVPGAGAGAASASDAGAGVRGCFRLFGQADLVKCSAGDLDVLGTTARGLRERLRPEATLVVTDGARETLLLGPGGERAVAPRPVRPHDPTGAGDAFCAGMLASLVWEGRARWGDAALMLRAVARGHDVARAWVRRKRG encoded by the coding sequence GTGGTCTGCGTCGGTGAAGCGCTGTGGGATCTCTATGCGCCCGAAGGCATTCCGCTCGAGCAAGCGAAATTGCTGCGCCGTGTGCCGGGGGGCGGGGCGGTGAACACCGCGACGGCGCTCGTCCGGCTCGGCATACGGTCGGGGCTGTGCGCCGCGCTGGGCGATGACGCGATGGGGCGCGGGCTCAAGGACGAGGTCGCTGCGGCCGGCGTCGACGTGGGACGGCTCGCGCTGAGCGCGGCGCGCACAGGCCTCATGCTCGTGGCGATCGAGCGCGGCGAGGCGCGCTTCGCGGGGTACAGGCAGGGCGAGAGCGAGGCGCAGGCGCTCGCTGCAGCGATGCCCGAACGATGGCAGACCCGGGTCGTACACTTCACCGGGATCGCGCCGGTGCGCGGGGCGAGCGGCGCGCTCGCGCGGGCGGCCGCGAGCGCTCGCCGCGAAGGGTGCGCCGTCTCGGTCGACGTCAACGCGCGCCCGCGGATGTGGCCGCGCGCCGAGCGCGCCGCGTCCGTCCCCGGCGCGGGGGCCGGTGCCGCGTCGGCTTCCGACGCCGGCGCAGGCGTGCGCGGCTGCTTCCGGCTGTTCGGGCAGGCGGACCTCGTGAAGTGCAGCGCCGGCGACCTCGACGTGCTGGGGACGACGGCGCGCGGGCTCCGCGAGCGCCTCCGCCCCGAGGCGACGCTGGTCGTCACCGATGGCGCGCGGGAGACGCTCCTGCTCGGCCCCGGGGGCGAGCGCGCCGTGGCGCCGCGCCCGGTGCGCCCGCACGATCCGACGGGCGCGGGCGACGCCTTCTGCGCCGGGATGCTGGCGAGCCTCGTCTGGGAGGGGCGAGCGCGGTGGGGGGACGCGGCGCTCATGCTGCGCGCGGTGGCGCGGGGGCACGACGTCGCGCGGGCGTGGGTCAGGCGGAAGCGCGGCTGA
- the rplI gene encoding 50S ribosomal protein L9, with product MATHIHVVLTEDLHNVGKSGELVKVRPGFARNYLIPRGLAVGATAENVSRIEHEKRVAESRAAKTRSEAEQLAGKLNQVKLTISRPVGEGDKLYGSVTARDIEEALAAQGFSVDRRRIETDAIKSLGAHPVVIRLAPSITASVEVTVSAK from the coding sequence ATGGCAACCCACATCCATGTGGTCCTCACGGAGGACCTCCACAACGTCGGCAAGAGCGGCGAGCTCGTGAAGGTTCGCCCCGGCTTCGCGCGCAACTACCTCATCCCGCGCGGCCTCGCGGTGGGCGCCACCGCCGAGAACGTGTCCCGCATCGAGCACGAGAAGCGGGTCGCCGAGTCGCGCGCCGCCAAGACGCGCTCCGAGGCGGAGCAGCTCGCGGGCAAGCTCAACCAGGTCAAGCTCACGATCAGCCGCCCGGTCGGCGAGGGCGACAAGCTGTACGGCTCGGTCACGGCGCGCGACATCGAAGAGGCGCTCGCCGCGCAGGGCTTCAGCGTCGACCGCCGCCGCATCGAGACCGACGCGATCAAGTCGCTCGGCGCCCACCCCGTCGTGATCCGCCTCGCCCCGTCCATCACGGCGTCGGTCGAGGTCACGGTCTCCGCCAAGTAG
- the rpsR gene encoding 30S ribosomal protein S18, with protein MNGRNSDMGRNGGADYDDRDFGRTPDLNADAPGRRRTGRKRVCRYCADKALVIDYKDPQALKYFISERGKVVPRRISGNCARHQRKVTLSIKRARNIALLPFTVTA; from the coding sequence ATGAACGGCCGCAACAGTGACATGGGCCGCAACGGCGGCGCTGACTACGACGATCGCGACTTCGGGCGCACGCCCGACCTGAACGCCGACGCCCCTGGGCGCCGCCGCACGGGCCGGAAGCGCGTCTGCCGCTACTGCGCGGACAAGGCGCTGGTCATCGATTACAAGGACCCGCAGGCGCTCAAGTACTTCATCTCGGAGCGTGGCAAGGTCGTCCCGCGCCGCATCAGCGGCAACTGCGCGCGCCACCAGCGCAAGGTGACCCTCTCGATCAAGCGCGCGCGCAACATCGCGCTCTTGCCGTTCACCGTCACGGCGTAG
- the rpsF gene encoding 30S ribosomal protein S6: protein MSRQVTAPGRAREYETIYILRPDIDADGAERIGSRLAEVVGRESGRLTKVETWGRRRLAYDIAKHRRGVYVYLKYLGGGKVVSEVERNLRLSDGVLKYQTVLVRNDVEVEGVTIADEDVKFERLELTPLEDDRDDSRERQLGLIEPERRIDRSSEQAPAGELDDAEEAEAEGAADEEES, encoded by the coding sequence ATGAGCCGACAGGTAACGGCGCCCGGGCGCGCCAGAGAGTACGAAACGATCTACATCCTGCGACCCGACATCGACGCCGACGGCGCCGAGCGGATCGGGTCGCGCCTCGCCGAGGTCGTCGGACGCGAGTCGGGCCGGCTGACCAAGGTCGAGACGTGGGGGCGCCGCCGCCTCGCGTACGACATCGCCAAGCACCGCCGCGGCGTTTACGTGTACCTGAAGTACCTCGGGGGCGGGAAGGTCGTCTCCGAGGTCGAGCGCAACCTGCGCCTCTCCGACGGCGTGCTGAAGTACCAGACGGTGCTCGTGCGCAACGACGTCGAGGTCGAGGGCGTCACGATCGCCGACGAGGACGTGAAGTTCGAGCGCCTCGAGCTCACGCCGCTGGAGGACGACCGCGACGATTCGCGCGAGCGTCAGCTCGGCCTGATCGAGCCGGAGCGCCGCATCGACCGGAGCTCCGAGCAGGCCCCGGCGGGCGAACTCGACGATGCCGAAGAGGCTGAGGCGGAAGGCGCCGCCGACGAGGAGGAGAGCTGA
- the pth gene encoding aminoacyl-tRNA hydrolase → MLLVVGLGNPGKEYAAHRHNVGFMAIDALADEVRADPFREKFSGVHARAEIAGQQAILLKPMTYMNESGRSVQPAMAFFKVAPSELIVLHDELDLPFGTVRLKVGGGHAGHNGLRSIISHGGTGDFGRVRLGVGRPPPGFRGEVADYVLSGFDAVERASLPDCLKQAVQSVLEVAARGFDAAMNVRNTRPKPGKRQKGEGDGSTEPAPAAKEGKGPLPPTQKP, encoded by the coding sequence ATGCTGCTCGTGGTCGGCCTGGGGAACCCCGGCAAGGAATACGCTGCTCACCGGCACAACGTCGGCTTCATGGCCATCGACGCGCTGGCCGACGAGGTCCGGGCGGATCCGTTCCGCGAGAAGTTCTCGGGCGTCCACGCGCGGGCAGAGATCGCCGGACAGCAGGCGATCCTGCTCAAGCCGATGACCTACATGAACGAGTCGGGGCGCAGCGTGCAGCCGGCGATGGCCTTCTTCAAGGTCGCGCCCTCCGAGCTGATCGTGCTCCACGACGAGCTCGACCTGCCGTTCGGCACGGTTCGCCTCAAGGTCGGCGGCGGGCACGCGGGGCACAACGGGCTGCGCTCGATCATCTCCCACGGCGGGACGGGCGACTTCGGGCGCGTCCGCCTCGGGGTAGGACGGCCGCCGCCGGGTTTCCGGGGCGAGGTCGCGGATTACGTCCTGTCGGGGTTCGACGCCGTCGAGCGCGCGAGCCTGCCCGACTGCTTGAAGCAAGCTGTCCAAAGTGTGCTAGAAGTCGCCGCCCGCGGCTTCGACGCCGCGATGAACGTCCGAAACACCCGGCCCAAGCCGGGCAAGAGGCAGAAGGGCGAGGGGGATGGGTCGACGGAGCCAGCCCCCGCCGCGAAGGAAGGGAAGGGTCCCCTCCCCCCGACGCAGAAGCCCTGA
- a CDS encoding 50S ribosomal protein L25/general stress protein Ctc, with amino-acid sequence MDIIKLNATRREDSGKSASSRLRRAGQIPAIAYGRELAPQSVAISPKALLQVLGSDHGKNSVVELAIENGQTLTVMVRDYDYHPISRELVHADFIQVKLDQPVDVQIPFRCVGKPKGVVTGGVLQQIFRTIPVRCLPEKIPSFIEIDVTELDLGDSYKASGLKLPEGVKTLLADDQTIAVVNAPEKAGPEEEAKPAAGAPAAGAAAAPAAGAAAPAKGAAPAGGDKKDKK; translated from the coding sequence ATGGACATCATCAAGCTCAACGCCACGAGGCGCGAGGATAGCGGCAAGAGCGCGTCGAGCCGCCTGCGCCGCGCCGGACAGATTCCCGCCATCGCCTACGGGCGCGAGCTCGCGCCGCAGTCGGTCGCCATCTCGCCGAAGGCGCTCCTTCAGGTGCTCGGCTCCGACCACGGCAAGAACTCCGTCGTCGAGCTGGCCATCGAGAATGGCCAGACGCTCACCGTCATGGTGCGCGACTACGACTACCACCCCATCTCGCGGGAGCTCGTCCACGCCGACTTCATCCAGGTGAAGCTCGACCAGCCCGTCGACGTGCAGATCCCCTTCCGCTGCGTTGGCAAGCCGAAGGGCGTGGTCACCGGCGGCGTGCTCCAGCAGATCTTCCGCACGATCCCCGTGCGCTGCCTGCCGGAGAAGATCCCGTCGTTCATCGAGATCGACGTGACCGAGCTCGACCTGGGTGACTCGTACAAGGCCAGCGGGCTGAAGCTGCCGGAGGGCGTGAAGACGCTCCTCGCGGACGACCAGACGATCGCCGTTGTCAACGCGCCCGAGAAGGCTGGCCCCGAGGAAGAGGCGAAGCCCGCCGCCGGCGCGCCGGCCGCTGGTGCGGCCGCTGCGCCCGCCGCCGGCGCGGCTGCCCCCGCGAAGGGCGCGGCCCCCGCGGGCGGCGACAAGAAGGACAAGAAGTAA